A single window of Streptomyces sp. NBC_00464 DNA harbors:
- a CDS encoding LCP family protein: protein MSQDAITPGHQSPPENPSRGRKRVRTRGQRIRRAILLSVLVLVIAAGGTGYWLYSQLDGNIKGVDIDKALGDDRPEKLPTSGQNLLVLGSDSRAGAENKELGGGGAVSGARSDTAMVVHIPEGRSKAVAISIPRDTLVTRPECTKADGTEVPSADRRMFNSVYSQVGPACVVKTVEKMSGVRIDHYLEINFAGFKDLVDAIGGVTVDVPQDIHDKSSGLDLTAGPHKLNGTESLSYVRTRHGIGDGSDLGRIGLQQQFLLALLSEVKSQDLLGSPTSAYKIANSATKSLTTDEGLASLKSLTEFARSMNGVDPGSMETIMLPVAYDKIDPNRVIAAQPQAGTLWKAIREDATIPESAKKSPATGG from the coding sequence ATGAGCCAAGACGCCATCACGCCCGGACACCAAAGCCCCCCGGAGAACCCTTCCCGCGGGCGCAAGCGTGTGCGGACACGGGGCCAGCGCATACGCCGGGCCATCCTGCTGTCCGTTCTGGTTCTCGTCATCGCGGCGGGCGGCACCGGCTACTGGCTGTACAGCCAACTGGACGGGAACATCAAGGGTGTCGACATCGACAAGGCCCTTGGCGACGACCGCCCCGAGAAGCTCCCGACCAGCGGACAGAACCTCCTGGTCCTCGGCTCGGACTCGCGCGCCGGGGCCGAGAACAAGGAGCTGGGCGGCGGCGGTGCCGTCAGCGGCGCCCGGTCCGACACGGCGATGGTCGTGCACATCCCCGAGGGCCGCAGCAAGGCCGTCGCCATCTCCATCCCCCGCGACACCCTGGTGACCCGGCCCGAGTGCACCAAGGCCGACGGGACCGAGGTGCCCTCCGCGGACCGCCGGATGTTCAACTCCGTCTACTCCCAGGTCGGTCCGGCCTGTGTGGTCAAGACCGTCGAGAAGATGTCCGGTGTCCGGATCGACCACTACCTGGAGATCAACTTCGCCGGGTTCAAGGACCTCGTCGACGCCATCGGCGGTGTCACCGTGGATGTGCCGCAGGACATCCACGACAAGTCCTCCGGGCTCGACCTGACCGCCGGACCCCACAAGCTCAACGGCACGGAGTCCCTGTCCTACGTCCGCACCCGCCACGGCATCGGCGACGGCAGCGACCTCGGCCGCATCGGGCTCCAGCAGCAGTTCCTGCTCGCCCTGCTGAGCGAGGTCAAGTCCCAGGACCTGCTGGGCAGTCCGACCAGCGCCTACAAGATCGCCAACTCCGCGACCAAGTCGCTGACCACGGACGAGGGCCTGGCCTCGCTCAAGTCGCTCACGGAGTTCGCCCGTTCGATGAACGGCGTCGACCCGGGTTCGATGGAGACCATCATGCTCCCCGTCGCGTACGACAAGATCGACCCGAACCGGGTGATCGCCGCACAGCCGCAGGCCGGCACGCTCTGGAAGGCGATCCGCGAGGACGCCACGATCCCCGAGTCCGCCAAGAAGTCCCCCGCCACCGGCGGCTGA